A window of Magnetococcales bacterium genomic DNA:
CACGGGTCAGGCCGGGGGACTCTTCCACGAACTGCCAGAGGGAACTCCCTTTTTCGTAATCGCTCTCTTCGGGTACGATGGTCACCATCAAATCGCCGTTATCCGTCTGCCGCACCTCCTGGGTTTGCACCAGGCGGGGACAGAAGAGGAAGAGACACTCCTGCATGACCACCCGCATCTTTTCGACCCGTGGCTTGTCCGAGGCCAGGCGGCGGCTCTCCACGATGGTTCGGTTGAGTTGTCCAAGATGATCGAAATCGGTGATGAGTTTGCGCAGCAGTTCGGGCTCTCCCTGTACGCGCATCTCCAGGTGCAGG
This region includes:
- a CDS encoding SRPBCC family protein, whose protein sequence is MKPLCQVIAVLLTLATLFCAEAPAGEVLRSSVGHASGEYTLHLEMRVQGEPELLRKLITDFDHLGQLNRTIVESRRLASDKPRVEKMRVVMQECLFLFCPRLVQTQEVRQTDNGDLMVTIVPEESDYEKGSSLWQFVEESPGLTRVTVEARMTPRLLIPPLLGPPIVADLLFRRSLDMMNNLERLATSVAAVSSSAEKS